A single region of the Xiphias gladius isolate SHS-SW01 ecotype Sanya breed wild chromosome 17, ASM1685928v1, whole genome shotgun sequence genome encodes:
- the LOC120802226 gene encoding periostin-like isoform X2: MNEEHDSAEDEGERGAAQTEWYPRPNVCALQQVLGTKKKYFSTCRNWYKGSICGKKAMVVYECCPGYMKLEGMRGCPAVAPIDNVYGTLGLVKATATQQYADISKLREEIEGKGSFTMFAPSNDAWDQLDPNVRSALVSNVNIELYNALHFHMVNRRLLTKDMKNGMTETSMYNDLGLYINHYPNGIVTVNCARIIHGNQVATNGVVHVIDRVISAVGNTIKNILDFSDELSSFNAAALASGMMDKLDQPGHYTLFAPTNEAFDKLSPGYLERIMGNKAIIAGLVNYHLLNSIQCSEAIMAGSVYETAEGSTIEIGCDGDSLTVNGIKMVMSKDIITTNGVIHFIDQVLIPDSAKEVMELIGDSQSTFADIMSELGLAAAMAPQTEYTLLAPLNAAFTNEEMSKDKSLLRFILENHILKLKVTLSELYNGQLLETLAGKLLRVFIYRTAVCIENACMVRGSKEGSNGAVHLMKSLIKPAEKTIYKLLIADGRFKIFLSLMETAGLTELLRQEGSYTIFAPTDDAFDGLSTEDFALLKSDLNALRTILLYHFSNGVFINGGLEGGVTNLLKTLQGNNLQVLSVNNSIHVNSVDVPDSDLMATNGVIHIVKNVLYPGDLPVGRQDLLVLLKKLIKYIQIKFISGFSYAEIPLTFIKRTVTTTHYVETVPDVTKVIKVIDGQPSVTKVTRVFEGEPTITKVTRVIETEPTFTKLVVEGEPVITKVTRVIEGEPEITRVTRVIGGGELDEDGKRITGPDFSKITTIHGNPNLIDMESERITKIIKEGVRSGAARRAPAGMRRARLVRRHHRPRE, from the exons tGGCTCCCATTGACAATGTGTATGGTACACTGGGGCTCGTAAAGGCTACAGCCACACAGCAATACGCCGACATTTCCAAGCTGAGAGAGGAAATTGAAGGCAAAGGCTCCTTCACCATGTTTGCACCTAGCAATGACGCCTGGGATCAGCTTGACCCT AATGTACGGTCTGCACTGGTGAGCAACGTGAACATCGAGCTGTACAATGCTCTTCACTTCCACATGGTGAACCGCCGTCTTTTGACCAAAGACATGAAGAATGGCATGACTGAAACTTCCATGTACAACGACCTGGGGCTCTACATCAACCACTACCCAAATGGG ATCGTGACGGTGAACTGTGCCAGGATCATCCACGGTAACCAGGTGGCCACAAACGGTGTGGTGCATGTGATCGATCGGGTTATCAGCGCTGTGGGCAACACCATCAAGAATATCCTGGATTTCAGCGACGAGCTCTCCTCCTTCAAT GCTGCAGCTTTGGCTTCTGGTATGATGGACAAGCTGGACCAGCCTGGCCACTATACACTGTTTGCTCCCACTAATGAAGCCTTTGACAAATTGAGCCCAGGCTACCTGGAGCGTATCATGGGCAACAAGGCTATTATTGCAG GTCTGGTGAACTACCACCTGTTGAACAGTATCCAATGTTCAGAAGCAATCATGGCAGGATCAGTGTATGAGACCGCGGAAGGCAGCACCATAGAGATCGGCTGTGATGGCGACAGTCTGACAGTCAATGGCATCAAGATGGTGATGAGTAAGGACATCATCACCACCAATGGCGTCATCCACTTCATCGACCAGGTGCTCATCCCTGACTCAG CCAAGGAAGTGATGGAGCTGATAGGAGACTCCCAGAGTACTTTCGCTGACATAATGTCCGAATTGGGCTTAGCCGCTGCAATGGCTCCGCAGACAGAGTACACACTTCTTGCTCCTCTCAACGCTGCCTTCACCA ATGAGGAGATGTCAAAAGACAAGAGCCTGCTGAGATTCATTCTGGAAAACCACATCTTGAAGCTGAAAGTTACACTGAGTGAGCTCTACAATGgacagctgctggaaacactgGCTGGCAAACTGCTCAGAGTCTTCATTTACCGCACT GCTGTGTGCATAGAAAATGCATGTATGGTGCGCGGCAGTAAGGAGGGAAGCAATGGGGCTGTCCATCTTATGAAGTCCCTCATCAAACCAGCCGAGAAGACCATCTACAAGCTCCTGATTGCTGACGGACGGTTCAA GATTTTCCTGTCACTGATGGAGACCGCAGGCCTGACTGAGCTGCTGAGGCAGGAAGGCTCCTACACCATCTTTGCGCCAACCGACGATGCCTTTGATGGCCTCAGTACAGAGGACTTTGCTCTGCTCAAAA GCGATCTGAATGCTTTGAGAACCATTCTGCTGTACCACTTCAGCAATGGCGTCTTCATCAATGGAGGACTAGAGGGAGGAGTGACCAATCTGCTCAAAACCCTCCAGGGCAACAACTTGCAAGTTCTGTCT GTAAACAACTCTATTCATGTCAACTCTGTGGACGTCCCAGACAGTGACCTGATGGCAACAAATGGTGTGATCCATATAGTGAAGAATGTTCTCTATCCCGGGG ACCTCCCCGTGGGCCGCCAGGACCTCCTGGTTCTCCTGAAGAAGCTGATTAAGTATATCCAGATAAAG TTTATCTCTGGATTTTCTTATGCTGAGATCCCACTCACTTTCATCA AGAGGACCGTCACAACCACTCATTATGTTGAAACAG TCCCTGATGTAACAAAGGTGATCAAAGTCATTGACGGACAACCATCCGTCACAAAGGTTACCAGGGTCTTCGAAGGGGAGCCAACCATCACCAAGGTAACAAGAGTCATCGAAACAGAACCAACATTCACTAAGTTGGTTGTCGAGGGGGAGCCGGTGATCACAAAAGTAACCAGGGTCATTGAGGGGGAGCCTGAAATTACCAGGGTTACAAGAGTTATCGGGG GTGGGGAGCTTGATGAAGATGGAAAGAGAATTACAG GCCCAGACTTCTCAAAAATCACCACCATCCATGGCAACCCAAATCTGATCGATATGGAATCAGAGAGAATTACCAAAATCATTAAAG AGGGAGTTAGAAGCGGAGCTGCCAGGAGAGCTCCAG CTGGAATGAGGAGAGCAAGACTGGTCAGGCGTCACCACAGGCCAAGGGAGTGA
- the ugt5d1 gene encoding UDP glucuronosyltransferase 5 family, polypeptide D1, which produces MGAVPWFRVCRIFVFLGVCLNSFTPPCNGGKILVFPVDGSHWVNMKILLEELHARGHNITVIRSSGSWYIPEKSPLYTTISVEMSEHLEDFFDVYLQEQMRAQREGASALTFFKMTIDFFSMISQAHSLWSVALGQLLDDENMVKSLMDSQYDLMLTDPAIAPGVLLAKYLKLPMVLNVRWITSGEGHFAIAPSPLSYIPMPGSGLTDKMNFMQRIKNMFFYSTIVFQQKFLVGPSYDAICDKYIEGGCDIISLLQEADIWLFRSDFVFEFPRPTMPNVVYIGGFQCKPVQPLPADLEEFVQSAGEHGVIIMTLGTLVNALPKDVADEIASVFARMPQKVIWRHKGERPSTLGNNTLIVDWMLQKDLLGHPQTKVFVAHGGTNGVQEAIYHGVPVLGIPLFFDQYDNLLRLQERGAGKILQLGDLNSHSFEQSLKEVLHQDSFRQNMQRLSRLHRDRPIVPMDEAIFWVEYVMRNKGAPHLRTEAYKMPWYSYYCLDVLLLLLTAATVLLLSAFAIIRFLCCRSRRKTKAKQH; this is translated from the exons ATGG GAGCCGTGCCATGGTTCCGTGTGTGTAGAATATTTGTATTCCTGGGTGTATGTCTGAATTCCTTCACACCACCTTGCAATGGAGGGAAAATTCTGGTGTTCCCTGTAGATGGCAGCCACTGGGTCAATATGAAGATCCTGTTAGAAGAACTCCATGCCAGAGGACACAATATCACTGTGATCAGGTCCTCAGGCAGCTGGTACATTCCAGAAAAGTCTCCTCTCTACACAACCATTTCAGTTGAAATGAGTGAGCATTTAGAGGACTTTTTTGATGTGTACCTACAGGAGCAGATGAGG gcacagagagagggggcTTCAGCACTTACTTTCTTCAAAATGACCATTGATTTCTTTTCTATGATTTCTCAGGCCCATTCATTGTGGTCTGTTGCCCTCGGTCAATTATTAGATGATGAAAATATGGTGAAAAGCTTAATGGATTCCCAATATGATCTTATGCTCACTGACCCAGCCATAGCACCAGGGGTTTTACTAGCCAAGTATCTTAAACTGCCCATGGTGCTCAATGTTCGCTGGATCACTAGTGGAGAAGGCCACTTTGCAATAGCCCCCTCACCACTCTCTTACATCCCAATGCCAGGATCGGGCTtaactgacaaaatgaatttcatGCAGAGGATCaagaacatgtttttctatAGCACTATAGTGTTCCAGCAGAAATTCCTAGTGGGGCCAAGCTACGATGCCATCTGTGATAAATATATTGAGGGTGGATGTGACATCATCTCGCTTCTTCAAGAAGCAGACATTTGGCTGTTCAGGTCggattttgtgtttgaattCCCTCGGCCCACCATGCCAAATGTTGTCTACATAGGAGGGTTCCAGTGCAAGCCGGTTCAACCTCTGCCAGCAGACCTGGAGGAGTTTGTTCAGAGTGCTGGGGAGCATGGAGTGATCATCATGACTCTAGGAACTTTGGTTAACGCCTTGCCCAAAGACGTTGCAGATGAAATTGCCAGCGTCTTTGCCAGGATGCCTCAGAAG GTGATATGGAGGCACAAAGGGGAGCGTCCCTCCACTCTGGGCAACAACACTCTGATAGTGGACTGGATGCTGCAGAAGGACCTCCTGGGCCACCCACAGACCAAAGTCTTTGTGGCTCATGGAGGAACCAATGGAGTCCAGGAGGCCATTTACCACGGGGTCCCTGTGCTTGGCATACCCTTGTTCTTTGACCAATATGACAACCTTCTACGCTtgcaggagagaggagctggGAAGATCCTTCAGTTAGGTGATCTTAACAGCCACAGTTTTGAACAAAGTCTTAAGGAAGTGCTCCATCAAGACAGCTTCAGACAGAACATGCAAAGACTATCACGTTTGCACAGAGATCGGCCAATAGTACCCATGGATGAGGCCATCTTCTGGGTGGAATATGTGATGCGCAATAAAGGGGCTCCACACCTGCGTACAGAGGCTTATAAGATGCCCTGGTACTCGTACTACTGTTTAGAtgtactgctactactgctgaCTGCAGCaactgtgctgctgctctctgcttttGCCATTATTAGGTTTTTATGctgcagaagcagaagaaagacCAAAGCCAAACAACATTGA